In Zingiber officinale cultivar Zhangliang chromosome 8B, Zo_v1.1, whole genome shotgun sequence, a single genomic region encodes these proteins:
- the LOC122014946 gene encoding two-component response regulator ORR24-like isoform X2: protein MMLEERKGSRRDQFPVGMRVLAVDDDPLCLKLLEALLLHCQYNVTTTDKAITALNLLRENKDRFDLVISDVHMPDMDGFKLLELVGLEMDLPVIMLSANGNTQTVMQGISHGACDYLLKPVRIEELRNIWQHVIRRRRFEKGCNSRYDDHKTQVTEDGNEADELNGKINKKRKDQREATDEDDSDDDLQENDDPSCQKKPRVVWTIELHRKFVAAVNQLGIEKAVPKKILDLMNVEKLTRENVASHLQKYRLYLKRLSLVAGQQASVVASVGGRHSSYLNMATLNGFRNYYTIGGSRQLPTIGSLQSNGILGRMNGQSMIGMQGLLPSPTVQHDGMHKSTSYPCIDNLGKIQGISLLGNHQMNLELEPKNQLPAGFSSSELATGPKANSFQNVTNSHTPVQANKQKIQLGGLCDFSPVKMSSSSTEFFDFDLQDISEFSGNNRSSGVSWQGAAGSTDDPANALVTLPLGHDVISSGNVGGSLSSTTSHGSTKPFYKCPNTMAIAPLHDPTTDGSINNQVHSDNDLKLPHFSMMNNSKQRWGYAFHPGAASSAYASSSLPDLCNDHTSGELNTPEVILGGNRLDVNAVGQLNFANPLITQNCMTDDKGEYGLGNHAIVKPDSDDVAFPDIDIYSIGARI, encoded by the exons ATGATGTTGGAGGAGAGGAAGGGGAGTAGGAGGGATCAGTTCCCTGTGGGCATGCGTGTTCTTGCGGTGGATGATGATCCTCTCTGTCTCAAGTTGTTGGAGGCCCTTCTGCTCCACTGCCAGTACAATG TTACCACTACTGATAAAGCGATCACGGCACTGAACTTGTTAAGAGAGAACAAAGACAGATTTGATCTAGTTATCAGTGACGTGCACATGCCGGACATGGATGGATTCAAGCTTCTAGAGCTTGTGGGGCTCGAGATGGACTTGCCGGTTATCA TGTTGTCTGCAAATGGAAACACCCAAACTGTGATGCAGGGAATCAGTCACGGTGCTTGCGACTATCTGCTGAAGCCAGTGCGGATCGAGGAACTGAGGAACATATGGCAACATGTTATTAGGAGGAGGAGGTTTGAAAAAGGATGCAACAGTAGGTATGATGACCACAAGACTCAAGTCACTGAAGATGGAAATGAGGCAGATGAACTCAATGGAAAAATCAACAAGAAGCGCAAGGACCAGAGGGAGGCTACCGATGAAGATGACAGTGATGACGATTTGCAAGAGAATGATGATCCATCTTGCCAGAAGAAGCCTAGAGTTGTCTGGACTATTGAGCTGCATAGGAAATTTGTTGCTGCAGTCAATCAATTGGGTATCGAGA AGGCTGTACCCAAAAAGATCCTTGATCTTATGAATGTCGAAAAGCTAACAAGAGAGAATGTAGCAAGCCATCTGCAG AAGTATAGGCTCTATCTCAAGAGGCTCAGTTTAGTGGCCGGACAACAGGCTTCTGTGGTTGCATCAGTTGGAGGTAGACACTCGTCGTATCTGAATATGGCTACTTTGAATGGTTTCCGAAATTACTATACAATTGGGGGTTCAAGACAACTGCCAACAATAGGATCTCTTCAATCAAATGGAATTCTCGGTCGAATGAATGGTCAATCAATGATCGGAATGCAGGGGCTGCTGCCTTCGCCGACTGTTCAGCACGATGGAATGCACAAAAGCACAAGCTATCCATGCATCGATAATTTAGGAAAGATTCAAGGGATCAGTCTGCTAGGAAACCATCAGATGAATTTGGAGTTGGAACCGAAAAATCAGTTGCCTGCCGGCTTTTCTAGTAGTGAACTTGCTACTGGTCCGAAAGCCAATTCTTTTCAAAATGTTACTAACAGTCACACGCCAGTTCAGGCGAACAAGCAGAAAATTCAATTAGGAGGATTGTGCGATTTCTCACCTGTCAAAATGTCTTCCTCAAGCACAGAGTTTTTTGACTTTGATCTTCAAGATATTTCTGAGTTTTCGGGCAACAACAGATCTAGTGGTGTCTCATGGCAAGGTGCTGCTGGCTCAACCGATGATCCTGCCAACGCATTGGTAACACTTCCTCTAGGTCACGATGTCATATCTTCTGGTAATGTTGGAGGAAGTCTTTCTTCAACAACTTCTCATGGATCCACCAAACCTTTCTATAAATGTCCAAACACAATGGCCATTGCTCCTCTGCATGACCCAACTACAGATGGCAGTATCAATAATCAAGTCCATTCGGACAATGATCTTAAATTACCTCATTTCAGTATGATGAACAACTCTAAACAGAGGTGGGGTTATGCTTTCCATCCGGGTGCTGCTTCAAGTGCTTACGCAAGTTCTTCGTTGCCCGATCTTTGCAACGACCATACAAGCGGCGAGCTTAACACGCCGGAGGTCATCTTGGGTGGCAACAGGCTGGATGTGAATGCAGTAGGCCAACTGAATTTTGCTAATCCACTTATCACACAGAATTGCATGACCGACGATAAGGGTGAATATGGATTGGGGAATCATGCCATTGTTAAACCT GACAGCGACGATGTAGCGTTCCCCGATATTGATATCTACTCCATTGGTGCTCGCATATAG
- the LOC122014946 gene encoding two-component response regulator ORR24-like isoform X1 produces the protein MMLEERKGSRRDQFPVGMRVLAVDDDPLCLKLLEALLLHCQYNVTTTDKAITALNLLRENKDRFDLVISDVHMPDMDGFKLLELVGLEMDLPVIMLSANGNTQTVMQGISHGACDYLLKPVRIEELRNIWQHVIRRRRFEKGCNSRYDDHKTQVTEDGNEADELNGKINKKRKDQREATDEDDSDDDLQENDDPSCQKKPRVVWTIELHRKFVAAVNQLGIEKAVPKKILDLMNVEKLTRENVASHLQACFSTFKYRLYLKRLSLVAGQQASVVASVGGRHSSYLNMATLNGFRNYYTIGGSRQLPTIGSLQSNGILGRMNGQSMIGMQGLLPSPTVQHDGMHKSTSYPCIDNLGKIQGISLLGNHQMNLELEPKNQLPAGFSSSELATGPKANSFQNVTNSHTPVQANKQKIQLGGLCDFSPVKMSSSSTEFFDFDLQDISEFSGNNRSSGVSWQGAAGSTDDPANALVTLPLGHDVISSGNVGGSLSSTTSHGSTKPFYKCPNTMAIAPLHDPTTDGSINNQVHSDNDLKLPHFSMMNNSKQRWGYAFHPGAASSAYASSSLPDLCNDHTSGELNTPEVILGGNRLDVNAVGQLNFANPLITQNCMTDDKGEYGLGNHAIVKPDSDDVAFPDIDIYSIGARI, from the exons ATGATGTTGGAGGAGAGGAAGGGGAGTAGGAGGGATCAGTTCCCTGTGGGCATGCGTGTTCTTGCGGTGGATGATGATCCTCTCTGTCTCAAGTTGTTGGAGGCCCTTCTGCTCCACTGCCAGTACAATG TTACCACTACTGATAAAGCGATCACGGCACTGAACTTGTTAAGAGAGAACAAAGACAGATTTGATCTAGTTATCAGTGACGTGCACATGCCGGACATGGATGGATTCAAGCTTCTAGAGCTTGTGGGGCTCGAGATGGACTTGCCGGTTATCA TGTTGTCTGCAAATGGAAACACCCAAACTGTGATGCAGGGAATCAGTCACGGTGCTTGCGACTATCTGCTGAAGCCAGTGCGGATCGAGGAACTGAGGAACATATGGCAACATGTTATTAGGAGGAGGAGGTTTGAAAAAGGATGCAACAGTAGGTATGATGACCACAAGACTCAAGTCACTGAAGATGGAAATGAGGCAGATGAACTCAATGGAAAAATCAACAAGAAGCGCAAGGACCAGAGGGAGGCTACCGATGAAGATGACAGTGATGACGATTTGCAAGAGAATGATGATCCATCTTGCCAGAAGAAGCCTAGAGTTGTCTGGACTATTGAGCTGCATAGGAAATTTGTTGCTGCAGTCAATCAATTGGGTATCGAGA AGGCTGTACCCAAAAAGATCCTTGATCTTATGAATGTCGAAAAGCTAACAAGAGAGAATGTAGCAAGCCATCTGCAGGCATGCTTCTCAACTTTT AAGTATAGGCTCTATCTCAAGAGGCTCAGTTTAGTGGCCGGACAACAGGCTTCTGTGGTTGCATCAGTTGGAGGTAGACACTCGTCGTATCTGAATATGGCTACTTTGAATGGTTTCCGAAATTACTATACAATTGGGGGTTCAAGACAACTGCCAACAATAGGATCTCTTCAATCAAATGGAATTCTCGGTCGAATGAATGGTCAATCAATGATCGGAATGCAGGGGCTGCTGCCTTCGCCGACTGTTCAGCACGATGGAATGCACAAAAGCACAAGCTATCCATGCATCGATAATTTAGGAAAGATTCAAGGGATCAGTCTGCTAGGAAACCATCAGATGAATTTGGAGTTGGAACCGAAAAATCAGTTGCCTGCCGGCTTTTCTAGTAGTGAACTTGCTACTGGTCCGAAAGCCAATTCTTTTCAAAATGTTACTAACAGTCACACGCCAGTTCAGGCGAACAAGCAGAAAATTCAATTAGGAGGATTGTGCGATTTCTCACCTGTCAAAATGTCTTCCTCAAGCACAGAGTTTTTTGACTTTGATCTTCAAGATATTTCTGAGTTTTCGGGCAACAACAGATCTAGTGGTGTCTCATGGCAAGGTGCTGCTGGCTCAACCGATGATCCTGCCAACGCATTGGTAACACTTCCTCTAGGTCACGATGTCATATCTTCTGGTAATGTTGGAGGAAGTCTTTCTTCAACAACTTCTCATGGATCCACCAAACCTTTCTATAAATGTCCAAACACAATGGCCATTGCTCCTCTGCATGACCCAACTACAGATGGCAGTATCAATAATCAAGTCCATTCGGACAATGATCTTAAATTACCTCATTTCAGTATGATGAACAACTCTAAACAGAGGTGGGGTTATGCTTTCCATCCGGGTGCTGCTTCAAGTGCTTACGCAAGTTCTTCGTTGCCCGATCTTTGCAACGACCATACAAGCGGCGAGCTTAACACGCCGGAGGTCATCTTGGGTGGCAACAGGCTGGATGTGAATGCAGTAGGCCAACTGAATTTTGCTAATCCACTTATCACACAGAATTGCATGACCGACGATAAGGGTGAATATGGATTGGGGAATCATGCCATTGTTAAACCT GACAGCGACGATGTAGCGTTCCCCGATATTGATATCTACTCCATTGGTGCTCGCATATAG